Proteins from a genomic interval of Trichoderma breve strain T069 chromosome 2, whole genome shotgun sequence:
- a CDS encoding thiamine pyrophosphate enzyme, central domain-containing protein — protein MAEIRIGEYLFRRLKQMGIETAFGVPGDYELALLNYVEPAGLNWIGTPNELVGAYAADGYARLRGAAALVTTFGPGELSALCGLGGSFCEMVPVLHIVGYPSFAAQASGQILHHTLGDKSYDHYVRMSSELSCATAVLKDPSNAIDEIDRVLNAMMYHSQPGYIGITEDVVKTLVPASSLDATMIHMALSSGTEDDRALTAIMAALEVSKNPIVIVDGGAGRSSWAPHAIELVKSLKSLHFNTVMGKGIVGEDDPLFAGCYAGVGSPPSTSKAVEQSDCILWLGHMPSDFNTGMFTEDVKSSLVIDFQRFHITVGQKQFQARMNTVLPRLSRSIKSSSILSQRTPPTPVEYFPESPSEVPSSIISQAWLWPRLSSFVKPGDMIVAETGTSQIGALATKTPQGVYYWTQAVWGSIGYAIGAAVGAAIAGKELGQYRRMIVFTGEGSLQLTVQAMSILNRHGMVPYVFILNNNGYTVERYFEGWDAAYNDVPEWDYSGLFRSFAPNLTTNTVKARSASELDKLLSEESFQNTTIPQCIDITLDKYDAPAGLRAIFDFKKKMAGA, from the exons ATGGCAGAGATTCGAATCGGAGAATACCTGTTCCGCCGCCTCAAGCAGATGGGCATTGAGACAGCCTTTGGCGTCCCAGGAG ATTATGAACTCGCACTTCTCAATTACGTAGAGCCTGCTGGCTTGAATTGGATCGGCACGCCCAATGAACTGGTTGGAGCCTATGCTGCTGATGGATACGCCCGCCTTAGGGGCGCCGCTGCCCTAGTCACAACTTTTGGGCCTGGAGAGCTGAGCGCTCTTTGTGGGCTTGGAGGTTCTTTTTGTGAAATGGTTCCCGTTCTCCATATTGTCGGATACCCGTCGTTTGCGGCTCAAGCAAGCGGTCAAATCTTGCACCATACCCTCGGTGATAAAAGCTATGA TCACTATGTTCGAATGTCATCAGAGCTTTCATGCGCAACTGCTGTTTTGAAGGATCCAAGTAACGCTATTGATGAAATTGATCGAGTCTTGAATG CTATGATGTATCACTCTCAACCTGGCTA CATTGGCATCACTGAAGACGTTGTCAAGACATTGGTTCCCGCCTCCTCTCTAGATGCAACGATGATCCACATGGCGTTATCTTCTGGAACAGAAGATGATCGCGCTTTGACGGCTATCATGGCTGCATTGGAGGTGTCTAAGAACCCCATAGTGATAGTCGACGGTGGTGCAGGTCGGAGTAGCTGGGCCCCTCATGCTATCGAGCTAGTTAAGTCTCTTAAATCCCTACATTTCAACACCGTCATGGGGAAGGGCAttgttggagaagacgacCCGCTATTTGCTGGCTGCTACGCCGGTGTTGGTTCGCCGCCGTCTACTAgcaaggctgttgagcaaTCAGACTGCATTCTCTGGCTTGGCCACATGCCATCGGATTTTAACAC CGGAATGTTTACGGAAGACGTCAAGTCTTCCTTGGTTATTGACTTCCAACGATTCCACATCACG GTCGGACAAAAGCAATTCCAAGCCAGAATGAACACT GTTCTCCCCAGACTTTCTCGATCCATCAAATCGAGCAGTATCCTGTCTCAGAGAACGCCACCAACGCCTGTGGAGTATTTTCCCGAAAGCCCATCGGAAGTGCCGTCATCAATAATTTCTCAAGCATGGCTTTGGCCG CGCCTGTCCTCGTTTGTTAAGCCTGGAGACATGATCGTCGCTGAGACTGGAACATCTCAAATTGGTGCACTTGCTACCAAGACTCCACAAGGCGTTTACTACTGGACACAGGCAGTTTGGGGCAGCATTGGCTATGCCATCGGCGCAGCTGTCGGTGCCGCGATTGCAGGCAAGGAATTGGGTCAATATCGCAGGATGATCGTTTTTACCGGTGAAGGAAGCCTGCAGCTGACAGTGCAGGCTATGTCCATCCTAAACCGCCATGGCATGGTTCCTTATGT GTTTATTCTGAACAACAATGG GTATACCGTTGAGCGTTACTTTGAAGGATGGGATGCTGCGTACAATGATGTGCCTGAGTGGGACTATAGTGGTCTATTCAGATCTTTCGCGCCAAATCTAACTACAAATACAGTCAAAGCACGAAGCGCATCAGAACTTGACAAATTGCTTTCGGAAGAGTCATTCCAGAATACTACAATTCCACAG TGCATCGACATAACCCTAGACAAGTACGACGCTCCGGCGGGACTAAGAGCTATATTTgacttcaagaagaagatggctggCGCGTAA
- a CDS encoding acetyltransferase (GNAT) family domain-containing protein, with product MDPNKLQFDSVRIRTHRPGDMGMVIYRHALLYATDYGCDERFEALVARVTADFIDHYDETKDRCWIAEVMDTGEFLGSIMLVEDRTSTLTKTAKLRLLLVEDRARGIGLGKKLVKQSIEFAKKSGYERIELWTQSFQLVRVGDGHESWKGPGTAEIWELKL from the exons ATGGATCCAAATAAGCTGCAATTTGATTCAGTACGAATTCGAACCCACCGCCCTGGTGACATGGGCATGGTTATTTACCGGCACGCCCTTCTCTATGCTACAGATTATGGTTGCGATGAGCGTTTCGAGGCTTTGGTTGCTCGTGTCACAGCCGACTTTATTGATCATTACGACGAAACCAAGGACCGTTGTTGGATCGCAGAAGTGATGGATACTGGAGAATTCCTTGGGTCAATTATGTTGGTTGAAGATAGAACTTCAACATTGACCAAGACGGCTAAACTTCGTCTGCTTCTTGTCGAAGACCGCGCTCGAGGAATAGGATTGGGTAAAAAGCTGGTGAAACAAAGTATCGAGTTTGCAAAGAAATCTGGATATGAACGAATTGAGCTCTGGACACAAA GCTTTCAGTTGGTCCGTGTCGGGGATGGGCATGAGAGCTGGAAGGGGCCTGGTACAGCTGAAATATGGGAGCTGAAACTATAG
- a CDS encoding fumarylacetoacetate (FAA) hydrolase family domain-containing protein: protein MSFTRLVRFVPRGRQDVVLIGEPLDPNIDVGEEVRSGNNVKVKVFSGTSVLDFGSATGNVESIDRILSPLAMTEVGTIRCIGLNYAKHAKEANLELPSVPVVFLKSATSLGDPWPASTIIPKFSLVDDTSDYESELCVVIGKTAKNVPEEDALSYVLGYTASNDISARKQQFEQSQWCFSKGFDTSCPIGPTIVSTSAIPDPSQLHIRGLKNGKVMQDSPLSDLIFSIPRLVSWLSQGTTLPAGTLILTGTPAGIGMAMEPTEYLHDGDEFAVKVWPHIGSLYSTIRIEH, encoded by the exons ATGTCATTTACTC GTCTTGTTCGATTTGTCCCCCGGGGACGCCAAGATGTTGTTCTTATTGGCGAACCTTTGGATCCTAATattgatgttggtgaagaGGTTCGCAGTGGAAATAATGTTAAAGTAAAGGTTTTCAGTGGTACTTCAGTCTTGGACTTTGGCTCTGCTACTGGAAACGTAGAATCCATCGACCGCATTCTATCTCCACTTGCTATGACTGAAGTTGGCACTATTCGATGCATTGGACTGAAT TATGCAAAACACGCAAAAGAGGCAAATCTTGAGTTGCCATCTGTACCAGTTGTATTTCT GAAATCGGCAACATCTCTTGGAGATCCATGGCCAGCGTCAACAATAATACCAAAATTCTCACTCGTTGACGATACATCAGACTATGAATCCGAATTGTGCGTGGTAATTGGCAAAACAGCAAAAAACGTGCCGGAGGAAGACGCACTGTCTTATGTTTTGGGTTATACGGCGTCAAACGATATCTCGGCGCGAAAACAACAGTTTGAACAATCACAGTGGTGTTTTAGTAAGGGCTTTGATACATCATGCCCCATTGGTCCAACTATTGTTTCAACGTCTGCCATCCCGGATCCGAGTCAGCTTCATATCCGCGGATTGAAGAATGGCAAAGTCATGCAAGATTCGCCGCTCAG TGACTTGATATTCAGTATCCCAAGGCTTGTCAGCTGGCTATCCCAGGGAACAACACTACCCGCTGGCACACTCATTCTTACCGGAACACCCGCAGGTATTGGCATGGCAATGGAGCCGACGGAGTACCTGCATGATGGGGATGAGTTCGCTGTTAAAGTTTGGCCTCATATTGGAAGTTTATACTCGACCATACGAATTGAGCACTga
- a CDS encoding amino-transferase class IV domain-containing protein, with product MLIWQWDESTGWQAPEIRPYGPLPIMPNASVLQYATECFEGIKIYRGHDDRLRVFRLQLNCERMRKSSLRVGLPEFDTTQFESLLMQFAALEAEKWLPSGKTGQTLYLRPTHIGLTAALGVQKPRQSLLYAIATLLPGFTTKGNGMRLLTSPAEAVRAWPGGFGNRKLGGNYGPTLPAHDAALQRGFDQILWLFGPEGFVTEAGASNFFVVWKTKSGDVELVTAGLDNGTILEGVTRYSVLDLVRSNRNKPSAWYHRGHTLPPLTATERDFTIDEVQDAVKEGRLIEAFAAGTAYFIASAEAIHHRGKDIPIPLPTAESASYAQLIKEWLSDIVFGVESPHKWTKEISL from the exons ATGCTTATCTGGCAGTGGGACGAATCTACAGGTTGGCAGGCTCCCGAAATCCGACCATACGGACCACTTCCTATAATGCCCAATGCCAGCGTTCTTCAATACGCAACAGAATGTTTTGAGGGCATTAAAATCTACCGAGGGCATGACGACCGGCTACGAGTTTTCCGATTGCAGCTCAATTGTGAGAGGATGCGCAAGTCATCTCTTCGTGTGGGATTACCTGAGTTTGATACAACTCAGTTCGAATCTCTTTTGATGCAATTTGCTGCCCTTGAGGCTGAGAAATGGCTTCCTAGCGGCAAAACCGGTCAAACGTTATATCTACGTCCAACTCATATCGGGTTGACGGCGGCCCTAGGTGTTCAAAAACCTCGACAGTCTTTGCTGTATGCCATTGCTACTTTGCTTCCAGGTTTCACCACCAAGGGGAATGGTATGAGATTGCTCACCTCCCCAGCCGAAGCTGTTCGGGCTTGGCCGGGTGGCTTTGGGAATCGAAAGCTTGGGGGAAATTATGGGCCTACACTACCGGCACACGATGCAGCTCTTCAGAGAGGTTTCGATCAAATACTTTGGCTTTTCGGCCCAGAGGGATTTGTCACTGAGGCCGGCGCAAGTAACTTTTTTGTCGTatggaagacgaaaagtGGCGATGTTGAGCTCGTCACTGCAGGCCTAGACAATGGCACAATTCTGGAGGGTGTTACCCGTTACAGCGTTTTGGATCTCGTGCGATCTAATCGTAACAAACCTTCAGCGTGGTATCATCGGGGTCACACGCTGCCTCCTTTGACAGCCACTGAAAGAGACTTCACCATAGATGAGGTACAAGATGCTGTGAAAGAAGGTCGGCTGATCGAAGCATTCGCAGCAGGAACTGCG TATTTTATTGCATCTGCTGAGGCAATACATCATCGAGGAAAGGATATACCGATCCCGCTTCCAACAGCAGAATCCGCATCATATGCTCAACTGATCAAAGAATGGCTATCGGATATCGTTTTCGGCGTAGAAAGCCCTCATAAATGGACGAAAGAAATTTCTCTGTAA